The genomic segment ACGAAAGCCCGAGCCCGGCGATCAGCGTCGGCCGCAGTCCGATGATCGACTCGAGATTCGGCGTGAGGAACGTGCCGACTTTCGGCAGCTTCGTCACCTCGGGCGGGTAGTCGCAATAGCGCGAAACGCCGACCACTTCGGGACCGGCGCCGAGCGCGAACAGATCTTCGGTTACCGAAGGAGCGAGCGATACAATCCGCATCGGCGCGGCGCTCACGGCCGCAAGTAGAAAGAAGAGGCAGACAGCAATCGCGAGGCGGAAAAATCTCACACGGCAAAGCTATCCGATTCCGACGCGGCGCGTAATCGGGTTGCATCGGCGCGCGTAGCTAATCTAGCCTCCCGTGCAACAAAGCTTTGGCAATCGTAAAGTCAATCGATGGCAGTTCTGGTTCCCCTTCCCTTGCGGGTAGGGGTTAGGTCGTGCTTGTGATCAGCCACCAGAGAATCGACCTAACTCTCTTTCCCTTCCCGCATCGGGAAGGGAAGTCTGTCCCGCGAACGATTGCAACGAAGGCGCGGCAACGCATCAGTCCAGGACTGTCGTTGCTGCGTTCTCATACGGCTTCCATCACAAGGAGTTAGCTCTAGTGTTCAAGTTCGCCATTTGCATCAAGCAGATTCCGCTTATCGAAGAAGCCAACTTCGACGCCGCCACCAAGACCATCAAGCGCGACGGTCCCAACGTGATCAGCGCTTTCGACTTGCGCGCGGTCTCGCTCGCTGCCGAGCTCAAGGCCAGGCATGGCGGCGAAACCACCGTCGTCACAATGGGACCGCCGCAGGCGCGCGACGCGCTGATGGACGCGCTGGCGATGGGGATGGACAAGGCGGTGCATCTTACGGATCGCGGGTTCGCGGGTTCTGACACGCTCGCGACAGCGAAAGTGCTCGCGGCGTTCCTTAAGCGCGAGAAGTTCGACCTCATCTTGCTCGGCAAGTATTCGCTCGATGCTGAGACGGGGCAGGTTGGTCCTGAGATCGCGGAGCTGATTGGCGCCGCGCAGATAACCGGCGCGCGCAAGGTCGAGCTCGACGGGCATACGATCCGCGCCGAGCGCGAAAGCGACGAGGGCTACGAAGAAGTCGAAGCCGCGCTGCCTGTGGTGCTGACCTGTGCCGAGCGCGTCGCGCAACCGATCAAGGTGAAGCCGGGCGCGGCCGACGCGGCGGCATCGAAACCGCTGGCCGTGCTTAGCGCGGGCAACCTCGGCGCCGATCCGCGCAAGCTCGGACTTGCGGGCTCGCCGACCTGGGTCGAGGAGATCCGAATCGTCGAAACGATCAAGTCCGAGTGTAAACAGATTGACACCAGCGATCCGGAGCGCGCCGCCGCTGCGGTAATCGAAGAGCTCGATCGAGTTGGCGCACTCGCGCCGCGCGAGCACCATCGGCGCCACATTGCGAAGGATATTCGCGCGAGCGTGCGCGGGCGCGACGTGTGGGTCGCATGTGAAACCGACCTCGAAGGCCGCGTTACGCGCGGCACGCTCGAGCTATTGTCCACGGCTGACGAGCTCACGGCGAAGCTCGGCGGCGCGGTGGTTGCCGTTGGATTTCCGGCGTCGATCGCAAAGCACGCGGGACTGCTCGCGAGCTACGGCGCCGACCGCGTCATCGCAATCGATAGTCCTGCACTCAACCCGTACACGCCCGAAGCTGCTGCGGAAGCGGTGGGGCGCCTCGTCAAGGATCGCGAACCGTGGGGTTTATTGCTGGGCGCGACCGAGCGCGGGCGCGATTGGGGACCGCGGCTGGCCGCGCGACTCGGGCTCGGACTGACCGGAGATGCGATCGGGCTCGAGCTCGATGCCCAGCAGCGGATGATTGCGCTCAAGCCGGCCTTCGGCGGAAATATCGTCGCGCCGATTTTTTCAAAAACGTATCCGCAGATGGCGACCGTGCGGCAAGGCGTTCTCGAGCTCGCGGACCCGTGCGCGGAGCGCTCGGCCGAAATCGAAATCGCGCGGCCCGAGGTCGGCGCGCCGAAGAGCCGGCTTATCAAGGAGCATTCACTGCTCGACACGACGATCCTTCCGCTCGATGGCGCTGAGGTTGTGGTCGGAGTCGGCGTCGGAATCGGCGGAGCGGAAGGCGTTGCGAAAGTTTCGAAATTCGCGCGCACAATCGGCGCTGCGATCTGCGCCACGCGGCGCGTCACGGACCAGGGATGGATTCCGCGCCAGGTGCAGGTGGGCCTTACGGGCAAGTCGATCGATCCGCGGCTCTATTTCGCGATTGCGGTGCGCGGCGCGCCGAATCACACCTGCGGCCTCAAGCGCGCGCAGACGATTGTTGCGATCAACAACGATCCCGAAGCGACGATCTTCGAGCGCGCCAACATCGGCCTCGTCGGCGACTGGCAAACGCTCCTGCCACCATTGCAGGACGCGCTGCAGCGCCGCCTCGCATAGCGAATTTCCGAACCCTCGCAGCGAGGAGCGGGTTGTAAACCTGGGTTCGTCACCGAAATCCCTCCCCCTGACCTGGGGCAGGTCGGCGCCGCAACGCGGCGCCGGGTGAGGGTTGCCTGTTGACTGCTTGAAGTCGTTACGCGCCGATGACTTCGTGCGCAGGTGTTTTGTCGATCCGCAGGCGACCCTCATGCGGCGCGTGCTTCGTGCGGGGCAAGCTCTCGCTGGTCAGGTCGGAGAGAGGTATTAGAGTCTAGTTTGCTAGGGCGTGGGGATAACTGGTTGTCAGCCGAGGCATTTCGAGGCCTAGCTGATCGCATTTTTTCTCGAGCATCGTGACGTAGAGCTCGGCCAGTTCTTCGTTGTCGCGGGTTTTCAGGCCGTAGCGGATACAATCGTAGGTAAACCCGCTGCCGGGCGGGCCGAAGAAATTCACTGCGCGCGGGAGCCATTGGCGCAGAGCGGCCTGGACCGCCTCGCGGCCGAAGCGGTCGATCGCGGCGCCCAGCTGCTCGAGCGCGAACATGTCGTGCTCGGCTTCTTCTTCGAGGATGACTTCGGCGGCGCGCGCATGCGGCGTGTAGCTCGAATCCTTGTAATTGACGCCGATCATGATGAGGCCGGTGGAATCGACGCTGAGCGACGCCATCAGGAAGTCGAGCTCGCCCGTGAAGCGCCCGGCAAAGTAGCTCGGCGCGTCGAATGACGGCGCCTTGATGACCGTGATCATCGAGCGATCGGCGGCCTGCTGCGTGATGCCGATTTCCTCGAGCGCGCGATAGACGAGGCGCGCATGCTTGCGCTCCTCGCCGAGGTTCTTGCGCAGGATCGGCTCGAGCATCGGATTGGCGAGCGTCTCGATCGCGCGCTCATAGCCAAGCGCCGTCAGCTTCTCAGCCATCGCGTGAGCGGCGAGCAACCGCGACAGTACCTTCACGTAATGCGGATCGATGCGGCCCGCCTTGATTTCATCGGCGCCGATCGAATTCGGCGGATACTCACGCCGGACTGGCATCGTCTCTCACTAATGCGCCGCGCGCGTAGGCAGATAGACCGTTGCGCTGCCGGGCGTGGTCTTTTCGCCCTTGGCGTTCTCGAGCCAGATCTCGCAATCGACGGCGGGACGGCCCGCGTCGGTGTATTTCTTCGTCACCTTGCCGCGGCAGATTACCTTGCTGGCGGGCTGATCCATGCCGCGATATTGCACGGAGAGCTTGCGCACCCATCCCTGCTCACCCGCGAAGTCGGTCATGAGCTGGCCGAGGAACGCATTCTTGAGCGCGCCGTGCAGAATAACGCCGGGCAGCTTGTTGGCGAGCGCGAAGTCCTTGTCGTAATGAATCTGGTAGAAGTCACCGGATGCGCCAGCATACTTTACGAGCTGTTGCGTCGTGGGATCCTTCTCCAGCGGTGCGATTTCGCTGCCGACTTCGACGTCTTCGAAATAAGTCTGCTTCGCCATCAGAGTCTCTCCCGTCCTAGTAGCGGATGCCGGTCGAGCGCTGCGTCGCGCACAGCTCGCCGAACTGGTTGGTGTAGCTGGTCTCGATCGTGATGAAGACCATCGGACCGAGGCGGCCTTCGGACTCGCGCAGGTCGGCGAGCTTCGATTGTACGGTGATTCGATCTCCAGGGCGAATCGGATGGAAATATTCCCAGTCCGAGCCGCCGTCGAGGCCGCGGAACGATTCGCCGAGCGCTGGCAGGGTGACGTTGGGAATCGGCGAGCCGAGCGAGCGGCAGAAAGTCGGCGGCGCGATCATGCCGCCGAAGCGCGTTTTGCGCGCGCCGGACTCGTCGTTGAAGAGCGGGCTCGTATCGCCGATCGCTTCGGCGAAGCGCCGAATCGCGCCGCGCTCAACCTCGTAGGTTCGCGCCTCTCCCGTCTTGCCGATTTGCTTGCGGACCTCGTCAGTCACGACCTTGTTCGCCATCGCAGGAACACCTTCGCTGAATTTGACCTTGTATTAGCACAGGGCGCACGATCTCGTTAATGGCGTCCGCGCATAATTCGGCGCGCTCACAGCGAAAATT from the Candidatus Binataceae bacterium genome contains:
- a CDS encoding FAD-binding protein codes for the protein MFKFAICIKQIPLIEEANFDAATKTIKRDGPNVISAFDLRAVSLAAELKARHGGETTVVTMGPPQARDALMDALAMGMDKAVHLTDRGFAGSDTLATAKVLAAFLKREKFDLILLGKYSLDAETGQVGPEIAELIGAAQITGARKVELDGHTIRAERESDEGYEEVEAALPVVLTCAERVAQPIKVKPGAADAAASKPLAVLSAGNLGADPRKLGLAGSPTWVEEIRIVETIKSECKQIDTSDPERAAAAVIEELDRVGALAPREHHRRHIAKDIRASVRGRDVWVACETDLEGRVTRGTLELLSTADELTAKLGGAVVAVGFPASIAKHAGLLASYGADRVIAIDSPALNPYTPEAAAEAVGRLVKDREPWGLLLGATERGRDWGPRLAARLGLGLTGDAIGLELDAQQRMIALKPAFGGNIVAPIFSKTYPQMATVRQGVLELADPCAERSAEIEIARPEVGAPKSRLIKEHSLLDTTILPLDGAEVVVGVGVGIGGAEGVAKVSKFARTIGAAICATRRVTDQGWIPRQVQVGLTGKSIDPRLYFAIAVRGAPNHTCGLKRAQTIVAINNDPEATIFERANIGLVGDWQTLLPPLQDALQRRLA
- a CDS encoding Phenylacetic acid catabolic protein gives rise to the protein MPVRREYPPNSIGADEIKAGRIDPHYVKVLSRLLAAHAMAEKLTALGYERAIETLANPMLEPILRKNLGEERKHARLVYRALEEIGITQQAADRSMITVIKAPSFDAPSYFAGRFTGELDFLMASLSVDSTGLIMIGVNYKDSSYTPHARAAEVILEEEAEHDMFALEQLGAAIDRFGREAVQAALRQWLPRAVNFFGPPGSGFTYDCIRYGLKTRDNEELAELYVTMLEKKCDQLGLEMPRLTTSYPHALAN
- a CDS encoding MaoC/PaaZ C-terminal domain-containing protein, which produces MAKQTYFEDVEVGSEIAPLEKDPTTQQLVKYAGASGDFYQIHYDKDFALANKLPGVILHGALKNAFLGQLMTDFAGEQGWVRKLSVQYRGMDQPASKVICRGKVTKKYTDAGRPAVDCEIWLENAKGEKTTPGSATVYLPTRAAH
- a CDS encoding MaoC family dehydratase N-terminal domain-containing protein; the encoded protein is MANKVVTDEVRKQIGKTGEARTYEVERGAIRRFAEAIGDTSPLFNDESGARKTRFGGMIAPPTFCRSLGSPIPNVTLPALGESFRGLDGGSDWEYFHPIRPGDRITVQSKLADLRESEGRLGPMVFITIETSYTNQFGELCATQRSTGIRY